A region from the Natronoarchaeum mannanilyticum genome encodes:
- a CDS encoding 50S ribosomal protein L15e: protein MARSFYSHIKDAWKDPGDGQLAELQWQRKQEWRDQGAIERVERPTRLDKARELGYKAKQGVVVARVSVRKGSARKVRHKAGRRTKRQGVNRITRRKNLQRIAEERASRKFRNLRVLNSYWVGEDGSQKWHEVILIDPNHPAIENDDELNWICDDTHQGRAFRGKTSAGQRGRGQQNRGKGTEHTKPSISGDRNRGK from the coding sequence ATGGCACGAAGCTTCTACTCGCACATCAAGGACGCCTGGAAGGATCCGGGCGACGGACAGCTCGCGGAACTGCAGTGGCAGCGCAAGCAGGAGTGGCGCGATCAGGGCGCAATCGAGCGCGTCGAGCGCCCCACCCGCCTTGACAAGGCCCGTGAACTGGGCTACAAGGCGAAGCAGGGCGTCGTCGTCGCGCGCGTCAGCGTCCGCAAGGGCTCTGCGCGCAAGGTCCGACACAAGGCCGGCCGCCGAACGAAGCGCCAGGGGGTCAACCGCATCACGCGGCGCAAGAACCTCCAGCGCATCGCCGAGGAGCGCGCCAGCCGCAAGTTCCGCAACCTGCGCGTCCTGAATAGCTACTGGGTCGGCGAGGACGGCAGCCAGAAGTGGCACGAAGTCATCCTCATCGATCCGAACCACCCCGCGATCGAGAACGACGACGAGCTCAACTGGATCTGCGACGACACCCACCAGGGTCGCGCGTTCCGCGGCAAGACCAGCGCCGGCCAGCGCGGCCGGGGTCAGCAGAACCGCGGCAAGGGTACCGAGCACACCAAGCCCTCGATCAGCGGCGACCGCAACCGCGGCAAGTAG